A window of Danaus plexippus chromosome 10, MEX_DaPlex, whole genome shotgun sequence genomic DNA:
GGAAGCAGTTTCTTTTGTTTAGAAATGTGATTATGCAGAAGCCAATTGTTACAGCTTTATGACAGTCAAAGCAAAATAACACTCGTCGCTgacattcttaaaaaatttcgACATTTATATCGCTCAAAGCACCCTCACATTGTAATGCTTTTGAAAATGCGGTTTCGCTTTGTGTACGAGTCCGACTTGACTTGCTTTCTATTTTAcaaatgattaataataatgaaattttttagtTCACTAAGCCAtgccataaaaatatgttgatatAGTTTGCATGAATCACATGCTGGCGATAAAGAAGTTCAATTTAGAAGAATATTTACGAAATCTATCCTTTAAGTCCTCACGAGTTGTCGCTTTcccaacaaattaattattaatcaattagctgaaaaataaaaagtatttacaaaacattacaaaaaacgCTTTTCTTAGttcaaatatcttttaaaaacattttctacaATTGCTGAATTTTTTCAATGCACTGTTAACTAGAATTTTATCCTGCTTTCCTCAAATgaacattttgaataaaagatatattctcTAACTAAAAAgttcaaaacattataatctgtttattttatttaataatgcttCTTTTGTCTTGTTATTCTGTTcaacatgtaaaataaaaacaacgtGATAAAAGATTCTATGTAAGGAAGGGTCATCAAAAGTTATCTTTATATacagtgattaaaaaaatcttatgttgctaattctaaatgtttttaggtttgaatttcattattctttaatttatatatgaattaatttcatttactgTAGCAAAAAGGAAGCAGGGTACAGTTTATCCCAACATAATATCCGAGCGAAAAATACTACGTCCACGGTCATATACTggaagaatataaatatgattactcatataaataataaaagaatacataaaatgtaaaaacaaagGCAATGAGAATATGttcatacaattaattttaggcCAGTAGGTAATTAGATCGCAACTGGTGAAGTCttttgtatgaatattattaataaattctttgttcAGTTTTGTGAGTAACcgatgtaatgtttttttatgaataaccggcttatattttctgtaatattctttatttatttttgtgacataattttatatgtgacCCTAATTAGTCACTGAAAACTTACACTTATAAAAACTGATCATTATGTGAACAGTTTAATTAGAGTTGTGTTCGGTTTATAGACgaaacgtatttttaaaaaaatactagctTTTGAtcatactgtatatatattatcatcagtacagataaaattaaataaaagaaaaatcagtTACAAGTTTATAAGCGATTGTTTCGGATGTTATATTGTTGAATTTGTTGCGTTTAAAGTGCTAAAAATGAAAGcgatatatttagttttagcGTTTTTTGTTTTGGAAGTGCATTCAATGTCCCTCGTGGGGCCGGTTGCGACATGGTACCGGCCATGCGGACTTGGAGctgtgttttttaaaaaccttaCTTCAAACTTTTGGCTcgcaaaaataaatgtcagtttatataatttagacaAAGCTAATATATCGATTCAATTCGAACAAGAAGTGCAGATTGTGgcggtaaatatttttgtttgtttgcgtaaacatttttttctgaaaaaataattgaatcagttttttgttttcatatccTACACATCTTTGCttgtaaaatcattttttttttgtattttaaagtgaattttTCGATTCACAATCATATAATTTCTCATAAAGCTCAGGGCTAATTTCATAATcagagaaaaataaagtattattaaataattatgttttttatgcaGGTCCCAATAAAGTCTTTAatcaagttttataaaaagtcgAATACTTACACATTTAATTCGCTGGAAACGATTCCCAAtgaatatagtatttatatgaaaattgtcAACGGCTCCGGTACGGACATACCGAAAGTTTCaagtattaaattgaataatatggTGCTGTGTAACGAAACTGTAaaggtaaaatttattaatttttaatttcttttaattatatttaaacatttgaaaGAATTTAAGTCTGATTTAATTAGTTTGTATGTGTAGATTTTTCGGAACCTTtttgatgatttaaatatagtacctataagtattaaatctgcaatattttacttttaacataaaaagaaatgcaTTATAGTGTGTCGATTTTCCAGAATACGGTAAATGTTAAGTCCTACAATGTTACTAAAGAAAATGACAACacctttaaatatatgtgcGGCCACCGGTCGTTAAAAAGCTCAGAAGTTAATCAAGTCATGGGAGATGCCAAGGCTGGTGACTGGCCCTGGCATGTAGCTATACTGATAAGGAGAGGAACAAAAAATCTTGCCAACTACCAATGTGGAGGAACTATTATTTCTAGTACCGCAATTCTTACTGGTACATaagctttatttaattttttttctgtcctGTTACATGCACTtggtgaataaattataactccacttttgtaaatattataaaacgtgTTTTACGTCGTTTTCTTCTTCCAGCCGGTCATTGTGTTTTCATAAATGGGACACGTATTGAAAGTGAAAAACTTGTAATCGAAGCTGGTGTGGTCGATCTCAGAGCAAAAGACCAAAAAGGAAAACAAACACTAAACGTAATTGGATTGCATTTTGGGTTTCATATACTTATATGCTTGTCATTACgcaatgaattttttttgttcatgttTTTTTGTGATGTTCTAATTCACGTCTATTATTTATAGGTTGACAAAGTGATTTTGCACCCCGAGTACAGTATAGAACACGCAAGTTCAGATCTCGCTATTCTTGTGGTCAATAAACTACGGTACACTGAATATGTCCAACCAATTTGTATTTGGGGGCCAGTGTATGACAAAGTAACGCTCTTTGGGCGGACAGCTATGGTAATATATgtgtaaagtaataatttatggtTTACCTCTTCATATTTCTATTGAAAGTCTTAAGTAAGCATGTATTTAGAACATTCAGATTaacttatattgtttcttGCAAATAGATTACTGGGTTTGGAACAACAGAAAACGACGTACTTTCAAACACTCTCAGATCTGCGTACACTACTATACAAAATGACACCACTTGCATTGCGTTCaaccaaaatttatattcaaaattgctAAATGAATTCACATTTTGTGCTGGTTTAGGACCCGAAGTTGGTGAGTTTCTACTtcatctaaataaaacattttttgtagaAACCCTGCatctatatgtataaaaaataaagcaagcTCATATAgtgatttttcataacaaCTGATATCAATAACTTTATGTATGTGCTGatggatatttttctttgtcaaGAGGCTGATGttgatgttattatattcaCACAAGTTCAACTTTGGAAATGGCATAGAATtaaccatatattttttaattttaggagTGAATCCTCGCAACGGGGATAGTGGGGGAGGCTTAACGGTACCAGTGGTGCGAGCTGACAACAAAGTGACCTGGTTTCTACGAGGTGTTCTGTCCAAATGTGGCTTACCTACTGGTCACAAATTATGCTCTCCTAATTTTTACGTAGTTTACACAGATGTTGCTCCTCATTACGGCTGGATATACCATAATGCgggattatatttttcaagtaaCATCATTTATTGATGTTATAGGTTAGGATAccttacttaaaaataagacTTTTCCTTTAAACTaaccttaatataatttagtaattaattattttcttaaacacacacacacacgtcaCAATAGACTAgggttatattaatatttggtagtattgtataaaatattaaaatattaaataagtggTCGAAATATAAACGGtttttaattggatttaaatatgatttttttcaaaaacccatatatgtttttatttctctaaacGTTTGGTCCCATTCAAActctttttaattctaatttattacttgtgtatgtatttcatatttacttataacaaaGTGATATTTTACTGATAGCTTAAAACTttgattgtttgttttatttatttttatttatatttaatgaaaaaaagttttataaaagagcaaaaatatatagtcaaatttaaacagaaaatgTGGATCTTCCACAATTTCCGTACTTAATTTTGGAATAAGACTCAGCTTTCACATTAAAAGCATAATGCAGAATGTACGCGAACACCTTGTATGATAAATGTAAAGTcaagattaaatatttgtaaaatgaaaGC
This region includes:
- the LOC116767108 gene encoding serine protease gd-like, which translates into the protein MKAIYLVLAFFVLEVHSMSLVGPVATWYRPCGLGAVFFKNLTSNFWLAKINVSLYNLDKANISIQFEQEVQIVAVPIKSLIKFYKKSNTYTFNSLETIPNEYSIYMKIVNGSGTDIPKVSSIKLNNMVLCNETVKNTVNVKSYNVTKENDNTFKYMCGHRSLKSSEVNQVMGDAKAGDWPWHVAILIRRGTKNLANYQCGGTIISSTAILTAGHCVFINGTRIESEKLVIEAGVVDLRAKDQKGKQTLNVDKVILHPEYSIEHASSDLAILVVNKLRYTEYVQPICIWGPVYDKVTLFGRTAMITGFGTTENDVLSNTLRSAYTTIQNDTTCIAFNQNLYSKLLNEFTFCAGLGPEVGVNPRNGDSGGGLTVPVVRADNKVTWFLRGVLSKCGLPTGHKLCSPNFYVVYTDVAPHYGWIYHNAGLYFSSNIIY